One Fusarium oxysporum f. sp. lycopersici 4287 supercont2.44 genomic scaffold, whole genome shotgun sequence genomic window carries:
- a CDS encoding uncharacterized protein (At least one base has a quality score < 10) — protein sequence MIKIGRPLPPKSNTNPRPSKRRKTTPIHPSHEPHHPSTSPSLTPVVNDIPSSSSPPPSPSKPAKSPKPAPQTFTEVDSLRKQAEPYRLAVAELPIHLLDFSWSRGSNRPLDRNHVAHLCRSFQNGGLARRAEQHYIQVSCSAAAVQKMIINALPDTNQSHIQDRRQYVLSFRNWADFIDERPELMAGQHRIEALKDYVKQTHSDSSDLWWICEFYDKDTLPVELDIKLRVNRRDLTLPDTHGQIWLQLVSAFDRDPTLFSVERNVNKKGIEKSMLDILCLTSEARFPISRLVTLWRSERWRPRVTRWCRTSLGRTTFNISKWYQIAGYRLDDYWFDAFYQVLETLRALPTSTSESIQISDWNVLAGSLKSDTYDAADVHQVFYPKGGGNSNDDSKSSPSAPSTIKPVQKTARRSGFLSSLDKEAYDGLCRHLQQNLTLRFPDVQPLLKIKKEEGEVMAQVIDHVVRWVNTQPADIVDTHENNKPLRRQDLIPAIEGLMVTTHGDDWWARRREDGDVDGADDMASWLDLRSRTLERQVLDYVRSHMTEFRDPSTKHYLDLMPEEHDEHYAERFSTGDLWTGLFHIVQHALGPAFRPVWENSISERVGADNAIHQPRSEMRHRPPASAITRAICSQLGNIPEVKENPALRGVYASNELGAYIDHAVLSWASDRCRKAVENNESDEGHPWSSEALRAIQAAYQGYEGILAGMTSATAISEHDDQQQQQRQLPSLLPPEERISHASNEVLCQQQGAVSSNHHIIIKQPPSSQGFVPINTADRAQRDSGRTRAIAMEEGLLPRMQQQKQQRQKSRHPEQQPLSLPPPPLTDNATTAISSLPPAQGTAMMRSHRHRDGTQGRSFADYSYQPPPQKSYVAAEVGRPLQKLPKGDVGSGRVHQLSAIYGKYIRDPIHENIDTQCAHLAPASVTRIESLARSHKRDRPGWMVL from the exons atgATCAAAATTGGTCGCCCTCTGCCTCCCAAATCTAACACGAATCCCCGGCCCTCCAAGCGCCGGAAAACTACACCTATCCACCCTTCTCATGAACCCCATCATCCATCCACTTCTCCCTCCCTTACCCCCGTCGTCAACGAcatcccatcatcatcatcaccaccaccgtcACCATCCAAGCCCGCCAAATCCCCAAAGCCTGCTCCACAAACCTTCACCGAGGTCGATTCCCTGAGGAAACAGGCGGAGCCCTACCGCCTTGCCGTCGCTGAGCTACCCATCCATCTCCTCGACTTCTCCTGGTCTCGCGGCAGTAACAGGCCCCTCGACCGCAACCATGTCGCCCATCTTTGTCGCTCTTTCCAGAATGGTGGCCTCGCACGTCGAGCTGAGCAGCACTACATCCAGGTCTCCTGCAGTGCCGCCGCCGTTCAAAAGATGATCATCAACGCCCTCCCAGATACCAATCAGAGCCATATCCAGGACCGACGTCAATATGTGTTATCGTTTAGAAACTGGGCCGATTTCATTGACGAGAGGCCCGAGCTCATGGCTGGCCAGCATCGCATCGAGGCCTTGAAAGACTACGTGAAACAGACGCATTCTGATTCGAGCGATTTATGGTGGATTTGCGAGTTTTACGACAAAG ACACTCTACCAGTCGAACTTGACATCAAGCTTCGTGTCAATCGCCGTGATCTCACCCTGCCCGACACCCATGGTCAAATCTGGCTACAGCTCGTCTCGGCCTTTGATCGGGATCCCACTTTATTTTCCGTCGAGAGAaatgtcaacaagaagggTATCGAGAAAAGCATGCTGGACATCTTGTGCCTGACAAGTGAAGCTCGCTTTCCCATCAGCCGTCTCGTCACGCTGTGGCGAAGCGAGCGGTGGAGACCTCGGGTTACCCGCTGGTGTCGAACCTCCCTGGGGAGAACCACATTTAACATTTCAAAATGGTATCAGATCGCAGGGTACAGACTGGACGAT TATTGGTTCGATGCGTTCTACCAGGTACTCGAAACTCTGAGGGCACTTCCTACCTCCACCTCCGAGTCCATTCAAATTTCCGATTGGAATGTGCTAGCCGGCAGCCTCAAAAGCGACACCTatgatgctgctgatgttcaCCAGGTCTTTTATCCCAAGGGAGGCGGCAACAGTAACGACGACAGCAAGTCCAGCCCATCGGCCCCTTCCACCATCAAACCGGTCCAAAAGACAGCTCGGCGAAGTGGATTTCTAAGCTCGCTCGACAAGGAAGCCTATGACGGTCTTTgccgccatcttcaacagaACCTCACTCTTCGGTTTCCGGATGTGCAGCCCTTgttgaagatcaagaaggaggaaggcGAGGTCATGGCACAGGTCATCGACCATGTAGTACGTTGGGTAAACACTCAACCCGCAGATATTGTCGATACTCACGAGAACAATAAGCCCTTACGACGACAGGACTTGATACCTGCGATCGAAGGTCTTATGGTAACTACTCACGGGGATGATTGGTGGGCTCGGCGGAGGGAAGACGGCGATGTCGATGGCGCCGACGATATGGCATCCTGGCTCGACCTGCGCTCACGAACGCTGGAAAGGCAGGTCCTCGACTACGTCCGCAGCCATATGACCGAGTTCAGGGATCCCTCGACGAAACACTATCTCGACTTGATGCCAGAAGAACATGATGAGCACTATGCAGAACGCTTCAGTACCGGCGACCTCTGGACAGGCCTATTTCACATAGTCCAACACGCCCTTGGTCCTGCATTTCGTCCGGTGTGGGAGAATTCGATCTCCGAACGCGTCGGCGCAGATAACGCGATTCATCAACCGCGGTCCGAGATGCGCCACAGACCACCGGCCTCAGCCATCACACGAGCTATCTGTAGTCAGCTGGGGAATATTCCCGAAGTGAAGGAGAATCCTGCACTGAGAGGCGTGTATGCCTCGAACGAACTTGGTGCCTACATCGATCATGCTGTTCTCTCATGGGCTTCCGATCGATGCCGCAAAGCAGTGGAAAACAACGAGTCTGATGAAGGACATCCTTGGTCGAGTGAAGCACTCCGCGCAATCCAGGCGGCGTATCAGGGGTACGAGGGGATCCTGGCAGGAATGACATCAGCCACTGCAATTTCCGAACACGATgatcagcagcaacagcagcggCAGTTGCCATCTTTGCTTCCACCAGAAGAGCGTATCAGCCACGCCTCGAATGAAGTGCTCTGTCAACAACAGGGTGCCGTATCATCGAATCaccacatcatcatcaagcaaCCCCCATCGTCGCAGGGGTTTGTTCCGATCAACACGGCAGACAGGGCACAGCGTGACAGCGGGCGCACAAGGGCCATAGCCATGGAAGAAGGCCTATTACCCCGAATGCAGCAACAAAAGCAGCAGCGCCAGAAATCACGGCATCCTGAACAACAGCCACTATCGTTGCCACCGCCGCCGCTCACTGATAATGCGACGACTGCGATATCCTCGTTGCCTCCAGCCCAGGGGACTGCAATGATGAGAAGCCACCGCCACAGAGACGGCACACAGGGGAGAAGTTTCGCAGATTACAGTTACCAGCCACCTCCTCAGAAGTCTTACGTTGCAGCTGAAGTCGGCCGTCCGCTGCAAAAACTACCGAAGGGGGATGTTGGGAGCGGCAGGGTCCACCAATTATCAGCAATCTATGGCAAATACATCCGAGATCCTATTCACGAGAACATCGATACTCAGTGTGCTCATCTCGCCCCCGCCAGCGTCACCAGGATCGAATCCTTAGCTCGCAGCCACAAGAGAGATCGTCCTGGATGGATGGTCCTGTAG
- a CDS encoding uncharacterized protein (At least one base has a quality score < 10), producing MGRRPLTEGQKAEKAARRRERERQQRLVARQAKQIEDAETHIVSQSFPETILEDPVVSSMSLHLSIRNDGQPSSRTDPLPIDRQPPLHATRSRRRSPRLASEPPLTIDESIILADGAFHRPDTTARLRAPVRPISEQIPADTICVATPYSANIGYREAAETNEDEETSAAETPDSRTPLQSEQIAATPVSRYEVDHIVSPCSQTRLRVQRYRDRRHATRLQQIFQEATECQDLPFTHELSALSLRDDATPSLSLPADIPDNEPRPSSVPAPESEPEFDIETSVLPLSSSALSNVNLLTEDEEDNRSEASVLEDDAASQPMTPSLTSPSSSRHHSSSSSSQSRGSLLLSRSNSSVWSDLSGLPSDEPEDLILSDFLQAISNQDTAGGPDFLRAQSGVYDRVLRKFFNHQPEFARACRAGKHPHPPGTYRYGLLTTGEAIVFLKVDLDEPETLYYHLAEPGPEVSAHPNNVHICTAVGQYLAFTLMALGSPGERRGNRQEERLKAMKNLKTWAEDFESTLRSIPENERSASSDYSPGHEPTTYKDVNRSPALLRKRTRRTAACQAGEGSLRKDDRQEPSDDESAPRPPDTPTPSGRNTRQGTRRSQRLALLALRPRGGGGGEQGRQYCTQKCLVGMVKGGFLDPKCPNVALHGKSCAPAARARHPVDHKEWLRLLWKQLKQSLDDGIRPLGEGGARGVVFQVTLLAHGYTFVSKGTVRAFIKDLEHEAAVYERLKPIQGVHVPVFLGAIDLGSMNKTYYYDHRAYVVHMTFLSWGGCSIDRAQRIGDTDRPLEDEAIRSLRAMHREGVVHKDVRLANMLFNPETNRVMVIDFERALLLKPPRRPLAQLVPNKRAWKSETMMDAKKVTGDSSRRSQPSQKLFRGYLVGKDGVLGVEC from the exons CCAGCCGTCTAGCCGAACCGACCCACTCCCAATTGACAGACAGCCGCCGTTGCACGCCACTCGCTCGCGTCGCCGAAGCCCACGTCTCGCTAGTGAACCGCCCTTGACGATTGACGAATCAATCATCTTAGCGGATGGGGCATTTCACAGACCGGATACAACCGCGCGACTGCGAGCACCCGTGCGACCGATTAGCGAACAAATACCTGCCGATACAATCTGTGTTGCGACGCCATACTCTGCAAACATAGGCTACCGGGAAGCAGCCGAAACTaacgaggatgaagagaccTCTGCAGCGGAAACCCCAGACTCTAGGACACCTTTGCAAAGTGAACAAATAGCTGCGACGCCCGTCAGCCGTTACGAGGTAGACCATATCGTATCACCCTGCTCGCAGACACGTCTCCGTGTCCAACGATACCGCGATCGACGGCATGCTACAAGATTACAACAAATCTTCCAAGAAGCTACAGAATGTCAAGATCTACCATTCACTCATGAGCTCTCTGCTTTGAGCCTTCGAGACGATGCGACACCGTCCTTGTCCCTGCCTGCTGATATACCGGACAACGAGCCCAGACCCTCGTCGGTGCCGGCACCTGAGTCTGAGCCGGAGTTTGATATCGAAACAAGCGTCCTACCCTTGTCATCTTCAGCCCTGTCTAATGTTAATCTCTTaacagaagacgaagaggataACAGGTCCGAGGCCTCCGTATTGGAGGATGATGCCGCATCACAACCGATGACACCATCGTTAACATCACCTAGCTCTAGTCGACACCATagctcctcatcatcatcccaaTCGAGAGGTAGCCTTCTTTTGTCGAGGTCGAACTCATCTGTGTGGTCGGATCTATCTGGATTACCCTCGGATGAGCCCGAGGATTTGATCCTTAGCGATTTCCTCCAGGCGATTTCCAACCAGGATACGGCTGGCGGTCCTGATTTCTTACGTGCACAAAGCGGCGTTTATGATCGTGTGCTCCGAAAATTCTTTAACCACCA GCCCGAGTTCGCACGAGCGTGCCGAGCCGGAAAACACCCACACCCTCCAGGAACATACCGGTATGGTCTTCTTACTACTGGCGAGGCCATCGTGTTTCTCAAGGTTGACTTGGACGAACCTGAGACGCTGTACTATCACCTAGCAGAGCCTGGTCCGGAGGTGTCGGCACATCCAAACAACGTCCATATATGCACGGCTGTCGGTCAATATCTGGCGTTCACCCTTATGGCTCTCGGTTCGCCTGGAGAACGACGGGGGAATAGGCAGGAGGAACGTCTAAAAGCCatgaagaacttgaagacGTGGGCTGAGGACTTCGAATCGACATTGCGTTCTATCCCAGAAAATGAACGATCGGCGTCATCAGACTACTCACCTGGCCATGAACCTACCACCTACAAGGATGTCAATCGGTCGCCGGCCTTGCTTCGCAAGAGGACACGTCGAACAGCCGCGTGCCAGGCTGGCGAGGGGTCGTTGAGGAAGGACGACAGGCAGGAACCATCTGATGACGAGTCGGCGCCCAGGCCACCGGACACGCCTACGCCAAGCGGACGAAACACAAGACAAGGAACTAGGCGGAGCCAGCGACTAGCGTTACTGGCGTTACGGCCGcgcggaggaggaggcggcgaGCAGGGTCGGCAGTACTGTACGCAGAAATGTCTTGTCGGGATGGTCAAGGGTGGTTTTCTCGACCCAAAGTGCCCGAACGTGGCACTTCACGGCAAGAGCTGTGCTCCCGCCGCCCGCGCACGTCATCCTGTCGATCACAAGGAGTGGCTTCGCCTACTCTGGAAGCAGCTGAAACAGTCGCTCGACGACGGGATCAGGCCACTGGGGGAGGGTGGTGCGCGGGGTGTGGTTTTCCAAGTGACCCTACTTGCGCATGGCTACACCTTTGTCAGCAAGGGCACGGTGCGGGCTTTCATCAAAGATCTCGAGCACGAGGCTGCTGTCTACGAGCGTCTCAAACCAATCCAAGGCGTCCACGTGCCTGTTTTCCTGGGTGCCATTGACCTTGGATCGATGAACAAGACTTACTACTATGACCACCGGGCCTACGTAGTGCACATGACATTTCTGTCCTGGGGAGGCTGCAGCATCGACAGAGCACAGAGAATTGGCGACACGGACAGGCCGCTCGAAGACGAGGCCATTCGGTCGTTGAGAGCCATGCATCGAGAGGGCGTGGTCCACAAAGATGTGCGACTTGCAAACATGTTATTCAATCCTGAGACAAACAGGGTTATGGTGATCGACTTTGAACGGGCTTTGCTCCTCAAGCCGCCTCGGCGTCCGTTGGCGCAGCTGGTGCCAAACAAGCGAGCGTGGAAGTCGGAGACGATGATGGATGCCAAGAAGGTGACTGGCGATTCAAGCAGGCGAAGTCAGCCAAGTCAAAAGCTTTTCAGAGGATATTTGGTTGGCAAAGACGGCGTTCTTGGAGTGGAATGCTGA